The Streptomyces sp. NBC_01463 DNA window CGAGCGCCGCCGCGCCCACGCCCAGGATGTCCACCGCTCCGTGCAGCAGCCCCTGCCACCAGCGGTGCCTGCGGGCCACCCCGACGAGCACGACCACGACCAGGCTGACCAGTCCGGCGGGCACCCAGCCGTAGAGGAGGAGCACGGCGAGGGTGAGCGCCGCGCCGGAGCCGGTGCCGCCCCACCAGCGGTCACGGCCGAGCGCGACGAGATGGCCGACGACGATTCCGGTGAGGACGGCGAGCGACCAGCCGGCCGTCCCGTCCGGGAAGAGCGCGTGTCCGCCGCTCACGGTCCGGTAGAAGCCGGCCGCGAGCTGGACGGTGGCGAGAGCCACGACGACGGCACCCACGGTGGGCGTGAGGCCGACGAAACCTTGCAGCCGCGACACCGGTGCGGCGTTCTCGGTCGGTTTCATTCCGTCCCTCTCACAGCCGGCGGTGCCGATGTCACCTGATGGTTCCGTTCCGTGCCAGCGCGCCCCGTCCCGTGCGGTGGCAGGGTGCCGCGGGCGCATCTCCCAACAGTAGGCCGCGGAGGGCGTCCACGGGCAGCGGTCTACAGCTCTTGCCCGAATGCGAACCGACCGTCCGTCAGCATCTGCTATGCGCCGATCGGGTGAATCCGACCGTGTGTCGTCTCCTCCTCACGCTCCGGCGTGCCACCGCGGCCCCGCCGGCCGCCCCTCCTACTGCTCCTCGGGCGGCACCGCGGCCTCGCGGGCGGCATCGGGGCCCTGTTCGAGCAGCACCGCGAAACCGTCCTCGTCGAGCACGGGCACCTTCAGCTGCATCGCCTTGTCGTACTTAGATCCGGGGTTGTCACCGACGACGACGAAGGAGGTCTTCTTCGAAACGGAACCGGTGACCTTCGCCCCGCGGGTCTGCAGGGCCTCTTTCGCGCCATCCCTGGTGTGCCCGGTCAGGGTGCCGGTGACGACGACGGTGAGTCCTTCGAGCGGGCGCGGCCCCTCGTCCTCACCGGCGCCCTCGTCCTCCATCCGGACCCCGGCCTCCCGCCACTTGCGCAGGATCTCCCGGTGCCAGTCCTCGGCGAACCACTGCTTGACGGAGGCCGCGATGATCGGGCCGACCCCGTCGGCGTCGGACAGCTCCTGCTCGGTGGCCTCGTCGATGCGGTCGATGGACCGGAACTGACGGGCCAGCTCCTGCGCGGCGACCGGTCCGACATGGCGGATGGAGAGCCCGGTGAGGATCCGGGCCAGCGGTGCCTCCTTCGCCGCGGCGATGGCGTCGAGCATGCCCAGGGCGTTCTTCTTCGGTTCGCCCTGCTGGTTGGCGAAGACCGTCGCGATCTTCTCCTCGCCGGTCTTCGGGTCCCGCTTGGGCAGCCCGCTGTCCATGTCGAGGACATAGGCGCGGATGGGCAGCAGCTGCTCGACCGTCAGCCCGAAGAGGTCGCCCTCGTCGCGCAGGGGCGGATCGGCGGGCTCCAGCGGTCTGGTCAGGGCGGCGGCCGCGACATAGCCGAAGTGGTCGATGTCCAGGCACTTGCGGCCCGCCAGATAGGCGACCCGCTCCCGCAGCTGCGCCGGGCAGGAGCGGGCGTTGGGGCACCGGACGTCGATGTCGGCCTCCTTCATGGGCCGCAGCTCCGTCCCGCACTCGGGGCAGTGGGTGGGCATGACGAAGGCCCGCTCGGTGCCGTCGCGCAGGTCGACGACCGGGCCGAGGATCTCCGGGATCACGTCACCGGCCTTGCGCAGCACCACCGTGTCGCCGATCAGGACGCCCTTCGCCCGGACCACGTTCTGGTTGTGGAGGGTGGCGAACTCGACCTCGGATCCCGCCACTTCGACCGGTTCGACCTGGGCGTACGGGGTGACGCGGCCGGTGCGGCCGACGCCGACCCGGATGTTGACGAGCTTGGTGTTGACCTCTTCGGGGGCGTACTTCCAGGCGATCGCCCAGCGCGGTGCGCGGGAGGTCGAGCCCAGCCGGCCCTGGAGCGGGATCTCGTCGAGCTTGACGACGACGCCGTCGATCTCGTGCTCCACGGAGTGCCGGTGCTCGCCGAAGTAGGCGATGAACTCCCGTACCCCGGCGAGGGAGTCCACCACCTTGTTGTACTTGGCGGTGGGCAGCCCCCACTCGTGGAGCAGCTCGTAGGCGTGCGACAGGCAGTCGATCTCGAAGCCCTCGCGGGCGCCGATGCCGTGGACCACCATGTGCAGCGGCCGGGAGGCGGTGACCTTGGGGTCCTTCTGGCGCAGCGAACCGGCCGCAGCGTTGCGCGGGTTGGCGAAGGGCTTGTCGTCGGCCTCGACCAGCCGGGCGTTCAGCTCCTCGAATCCCTCCATCGGGAAGAAGACCTCGCCGCGGACCTCGACGAGGGCCGGGATGCGGTCGCCCTTCAGCCGGTGCGGGATCTCCGCGATCGTCCGGACGTTGGGCGTGATGTCCTCGCCGGTGCGGCCGTCGCCGCGGGTCGCGGCCCGGGTCAGCAGCCCGTGCTCGTAGGTGAGGTTGACCGCGAGGCCGTCGATCTTGAGCTCGCAGAGGTAGTGGTAGCCGGTGGCGCCGACGTCCCGGGCGACGCGCTCGCCCCAGGCGGCCAGCTCCTCGTCGTCGAAGGCGTTGTCCAGGGACAGCAGCCGCTCGCGGTGCTCGACCGACGTGAACTCCGTCCGGTAGGGCCCCGCCACCTTCTGGCTCGGCGAGTCGGGCGTGCGCAGCGGCGGGTGGCTGTCCTCCAGCGCCTCCAGCTCGCGCATCAGCCGGTCGAACTCGGCGTCGCTGACGACCGGCTGGTCGTTCACGTAATAACGGAAGCGGTGCTCCTCGATCTGCTCGGCGAGGAGCGCGTGCCGCTCCCGTGCCTCCGCCGGCACCGTCGTGTCCTGTTCGCCTGGCAGTGACGTCTGCTGTTCGCCGGCCATCGTCCCGTCCTCCCGTTACCCAGTGCCCCGTTACTCAGGGTTGTCTGCGAGCGATTTCGCGGCCCGGGCGCAGTGGGCGAGCGCGGCTCGTGCGTACGCGGGCGACGCACCCGCGAGACCGCACGAGGGAGTGATCGCGACGGACTCGGTCAGAGTCCCCGGATTCAGCCCCAGCCTGCGCCACAGCGTCCTGACACCCATGACGCTACCGCCCGGGTCGGACAATCCGCCCGAGGCCGGGTCGGTGCCCGGCACCACTCCCAGGAACAGCTGGGTCCCGCCCTCGACCGCTTCCCCGATCGCCTCCTCCTCACGCTCGGTGAGCAGCGAGAAATCGAACGAGATCCCGTCCGTACCGGCCCGGCGCAGCAGCGCGAACGGTACGTCGGGGGCGCAGGTGTGCACGACGGTGGCGGCCTCGCCGGCCACGCCCAGCACCTCGCGCAGGGTGTCCTCCACGGCCTGCCGGTCCACGGCCCGGTAGGTGCGGTAGCCGCTCGCCGTCCGGATCCGGCCGAGCAAGACGCCGGTGAGGGACGGTTCGTCGAGCTGGAGGATCACGCGGGCCCCGGGCATCCGGCGCCGCACCTCGGCGAGGTGGTCGCGCAGCCCCTCCCCGAGCGAGCCCGCCAGGTCGCGGCAGGCGCCGGGGTCACCGAGGACGGCTTCGCCGCCGCGGCGCTCCAGGGCCGCGGCCAGCGTCCACGGGCCGACGGCCTGCACCTTGAGCGGGCCCTCGTACCCCTGGGTGAACTCCTCCAGGGCGTCGAGGTCCTCGCCGAGCCAGGACCGGGCCCGGCGGGTGTCGCGGCCCGGCCGGTCGCTGATGCGCCAGCCGCTCGGCTCGACGTGTCCGTACATCTCGACGAGCAGCCCGATGGTCCGCCCGATCATGTCCGCACCGGGTCCCCGTGCGGGCAGTTCCGCCAGGTACGGCACGCCCTGGCCGTCCCCGAAGGAGCCGGTGACGGTCTTCGCCGCCTCCCGGGCGTCCCCTCCGGGCATCGAACCGATTCCGGTGGCCGGGCACCCGCTGAACTTGCTCTTCTCGCTCACGCGGGAAGCCTACGGCGGTCCGCCGCCCGGGCCGTCAGCGGCCGGGGCGCACGGTGAGCCCCCGGGCCGTCAGTGGCCGGGCCGCACCGTGAGGTCGTTGACCTCGGCGTCGCGCGGCAGGTCGAGCGCCATCAGGATCGTGGTGGCGACGGACTCCGGGTCGATCCAGCGGGAGGCGTCGTACTCCTTGCCCTCCTGCTGGTGGACCTTGGCCTGCATGGGGCTGGCGGTGCGGCCGGGGTAGACGGACGTCACCCTGACCCCGTTGCCGTGCTCCTCGTGGCGCAGCGAGTCGGCGAGCGCCTTCAGTCCGTGCTTGCTCGCGGCGTACGCGCTCCACTCGGCGTGGGCGGCGAGCCCGGCCCCGGAGTTGACGAACAGGACGTGGCCCTGGGCGACGCGCAGCTGGGGCAGGAAGAGGCGGGTCAGCTCGGCCGGGGCGACGAGGTTGGCGTTGAGCTGGACGTGCCACGCCTTGGGCGTGAGCTCGCCGACGCGGCCGAGCTCGACGACGCCCGCGATGTGGAGCAGCGAGTCGAGGCGCTCCGGCACGGGCTGCTGGGCGAAGGCCCAGGAGAGCCGGTCCGGGTTGGACAGGTCGCCGACGATCGTGCGGGCGCCGGGGTGGAGGGCGGCCAGTTCCTTGGCGCGGCCCGCGTCACGGGCCAGCAGGACGAGATCGTCCCCGCGCTCGGTGAGACGGCGGGCGACGGCTGCGCCGATGCCGGAACCGGCACCGGTGATGAGGTGAGTGGACATGCCCCCCATCGTCGCACCCGCCGCTTCACCCCCGGCACGTCACTGCAGGCCGGCCCACTCCTCCAGGTAGGCGAGCGCGCCGACG harbors:
- the ligA gene encoding NAD-dependent DNA ligase LigA, which translates into the protein MAGEQQTSLPGEQDTTVPAEARERHALLAEQIEEHRFRYYVNDQPVVSDAEFDRLMRELEALEDSHPPLRTPDSPSQKVAGPYRTEFTSVEHRERLLSLDNAFDDEELAAWGERVARDVGATGYHYLCELKIDGLAVNLTYEHGLLTRAATRGDGRTGEDITPNVRTIAEIPHRLKGDRIPALVEVRGEVFFPMEGFEELNARLVEADDKPFANPRNAAAGSLRQKDPKVTASRPLHMVVHGIGAREGFEIDCLSHAYELLHEWGLPTAKYNKVVDSLAGVREFIAYFGEHRHSVEHEIDGVVVKLDEIPLQGRLGSTSRAPRWAIAWKYAPEEVNTKLVNIRVGVGRTGRVTPYAQVEPVEVAGSEVEFATLHNQNVVRAKGVLIGDTVVLRKAGDVIPEILGPVVDLRDGTERAFVMPTHCPECGTELRPMKEADIDVRCPNARSCPAQLRERVAYLAGRKCLDIDHFGYVAAAALTRPLEPADPPLRDEGDLFGLTVEQLLPIRAYVLDMDSGLPKRDPKTGEEKIATVFANQQGEPKKNALGMLDAIAAAKEAPLARILTGLSIRHVGPVAAQELARQFRSIDRIDEATEQELSDADGVGPIIAASVKQWFAEDWHREILRKWREAGVRMEDEGAGEDEGPRPLEGLTVVVTGTLTGHTRDGAKEALQTRGAKVTGSVSKKTSFVVVGDNPGSKYDKAMQLKVPVLDEDGFAVLLEQGPDAAREAAVPPEEQ
- a CDS encoding methionine synthase, with the protein product MSEKSKFSGCPATGIGSMPGGDAREAAKTVTGSFGDGQGVPYLAELPARGPGADMIGRTIGLLVEMYGHVEPSGWRISDRPGRDTRRARSWLGEDLDALEEFTQGYEGPLKVQAVGPWTLAAALERRGGEAVLGDPGACRDLAGSLGEGLRDHLAEVRRRMPGARVILQLDEPSLTGVLLGRIRTASGYRTYRAVDRQAVEDTLREVLGVAGEAATVVHTCAPDVPFALLRRAGTDGISFDFSLLTEREEEAIGEAVEGGTQLFLGVVPGTDPASGGLSDPGGSVMGVRTLWRRLGLNPGTLTESVAITPSCGLAGASPAYARAALAHCARAAKSLADNPE
- a CDS encoding SDR family oxidoreductase, producing the protein MSTHLITGAGSGIGAAVARRLTERGDDLVLLARDAGRAKELAALHPGARTIVGDLSNPDRLSWAFAQQPVPERLDSLLHIAGVVELGRVGELTPKAWHVQLNANLVAPAELTRLFLPQLRVAQGHVLFVNSGAGLAAHAEWSAYAASKHGLKALADSLRHEEHGNGVRVTSVYPGRTASPMQAKVHQQEGKEYDASRWIDPESVATTILMALDLPRDAEVNDLTVRPGH